ATGAAAATAAATATACAAGCGGTAGAACAGATTATATCGTCCCTGCTGAAATCTCCCAAAAAATTTCCGAACATCTTCAACACCAAGCACTTCTCGCATTTAATTCAGTTGGATGTGAAAGCTATGCACGAATTGATTTTAGAATGACGAATGATTTTAAAACTTATTGTCTGGAAGTAAATACTTTACCCGGAATGACAAGTACATCACTTGTTCCCAAAATGGCAAAAGCAGCCGGTATAACATTCGAACAATTGATTGATAGAATAATCAAGAATTCGCTTTAATGATATTGCTTAATAATAAACTGCTCAAAAAGCTCATTATCATTTTGATCTTGCTTGGTTCCCTGGCTTTTTTATTTTTTAATGAAAACGGTATTCTGAAATATTTGAAAACCAAAAGCGAGTTGAAGCATCTTGATCAAGAACTA
The genomic region above belongs to Ignavibacteriales bacterium and contains:
- a CDS encoding septum formation initiator family protein — protein: MILLNNKLLKKLIIILILLGSLAFLFFNENGILKYLKTKSELKHLDQELRKSVEKVKELEREIDSLKTSKEKIEKVAREKFHMMKKNEKVFKIEEK